Part of the Salinigranum rubrum genome is shown below.
AGGCGGATGTGCGAGTACGCGTCGTTGCCGTAGACGAGGTCGAACGTCTCGTTCAGCATCCGCCCGAGCGTCTCGACGTTCTGCTTTCGAAGTTCCGCCCGGAGGTCGCCGTACATCGTCTCCAGCGACTCGGTCTCGTCGTGAAGCGACTCCAGCGCGTCGACCCGTGCGACGAGCGCGTCGCGCTTTTCGCGGAGCCGTTCGAGTTGATCGAGGTCGCCCTCGACGCTCCCGATGCGGCTCTGGAGGTCGTCGCGCTCCGTCGTCAGGTCGTCGAGCGCGTCGCCGACTTTTTCGAGGTAGTCCGCGGCGCGCTCCTCGTCCTCGCGCGCCTTCTCGACTCGGTCCTCGTCGACCGCGTCGGCCAGTTCGCGCCGTCGCTCCCGCTTCTCCGTCAGGCGGTCGTTCCGCTCCGCGTTCAGTTCGGCGAGCTGCTCGCGTCGGTCCTGGAGCCGTTCGACGGTCGCCTCGGCGTCCGCACGCGCGTCGAGCCTGTCGTCGAGTGCCGCCAGCCGGTCGAGACGCGCTTCGAGCGCCTCCACTTCATCCGCTCGCTCGGACGCCTCCTCGCGGACCGTTTCCGCGCGGTCGGCCTGCGTCGCGGCCGCGTCGCGGGTCGACTCGGCCTGGTCGTCGAGTTCAGCGGCTTCCGCTCTGAGCCGCTCGGCCCGTTCGCGCGTCTCCCGGGCGCTCTCGGCGCGGTCGTCGACCAGTTGCGTGAGCGTCGCGAGCCGGTCCTCGACGGACTCGACGCGCTGTTCGCGCTCGACGAGCGCCTCCGCCTCCTCCAGTTTCGCCCCGTACGCCTCGCGTTCCGCTTCGAGGTCGGCGAGTTCCGATTCGAGCTCCTCGACCCGTTCTCGGTCGTCCGCGAGCCGTTCGACGTGCGGGGAGCCCTCGACGGGCTGACCGCACTCGGGGCACTTCCCCTCCGCTCTGAGCCGCTCGGCCTCCTCGACGCGGCTCCGTGCGGCGTCGAGCGCGCCGGCCACCTCACCGTGGCGGTCGCGGACCTCGTCGAGACGCTCTCGCAGGGTCTCGACGCGTTCGGCAGCGTCACCGAACGCGACCGGCGCGTCCTCGAACGTCTCCCGGAGCGTCTCGGCCTCCGATTCGAGCTCCGAGACGCGCTCGCGTCGCTCTTCGAGCTCCTCCGTCGCCGCCTCGACCTTCTCGTCGAGTTCCGACGCCTCCTCTCGTTTCTCGCCGGCGCGTGAGGAGAGGTCCTCGGCCTTCGTCCGGAGGTTCTCTGCCTGGGTTTCCAGCGCCTTCGCCTTCGTCCGTTTGTCCGCGGCCGTCTCTCGCGTCTCCTCGACCCGCGTCGAGAGCGTCTGCTTCCGCTCTTCGATGGCTTCCGGGGTCGCCTCGTCGAGGTCGGTCTCCGTCCGTCGGGCCTCGACCTCCTCGTCGAGTTCCTCGATTCGGTCCCGTTCGCCGCCGAGTTCTCGTCTGAGGTCGTCCCGTTCGGCCTCCGTCTCGCGGACCTTCGATTCGAGGTCGGCGATTTCGGCGTCGAGCCGCTCCAGTTCCTCGCGGGTCTCCTCGTACTCTTCGAGGACGGTCCTCGCCTCTTCGAGCGTCTCCCGCGCCCGCTCGCGCTGGTCTTCGTACCGCTCGATTTTCGCGTCGAGCTCCTCCCGTTCGGTCGTGAGCGCGTTCAACGTCGCGTGGAGGTCGCGCGACTCGTACTCCTCGATGGTGGACTCGAGTTGGTCGAGCGCGCCGCGCTTCTCGCTCCTGACGTCCTCCACGCCGAGGCGGGCCTGTCCCGCACGCTCGCGGTACTCCTCGAGCTTCCCCAGTTGGAGGAGGTCGTCGAGCATCGTCTGCCGCTCCGTCGGGGTGGCGTTGATAAGCTTGTTCACCTCCCCCTGGCGGACGTACGCGCAGTTGACGAACGCCTCGGCGTCCATCCGGAGCATCCGCGTGATCCTGTCGCGTACGTCGCGCGCGCCGTCGTACGTCGCGTCGGGTCCCTCCAGCGTGCAGTCGGCGGTCTGGATGCGCTCGCCCGACCGGCGGAGGCGACGGTGGACGTGATAGGCGGTGTCGTCGTGGGTGAACCACAGGTCGATCTCGGCCTCGTCCTCTCCCGTCGTGACGAGGTCGTCGAGCGTCTCGTCGAGCGCCCGCGCGCCGTAGAGCGCGAAGAAACACGCGTCGAGCAGCGACGACTTCCCGCTCCCGTTCAGCCCGTGGATGACCGTCACGCCGTCGTCGAGGTCGAGGTCGGCGTCGGCGTACGGCTTGAAGTTCGTGAGCCGGATGCGGTCGAACCTCACAGGTAGTCCTCCATCGACACCTGGCCGTCGCCGTTTCGCCGTTCGACCTCCGTTTCGTCCGGAGTCGGCTCCGTGGTCGGTTCGTCCTCCATCTCGTCCGATTCGTCGTTCGCCCCGTCGTCCGGTTCGCCCGTCTCGCCCGGTTCGCCCGTCTCGCCCGGTTCGTCGTCCGGTTCGGTGGCGACGTCGACTCCGCTTTCGGCGGCGTCCGTCGCGCCCACCGCTTCGGCCGTCTCGGCCTCCGGCGTCGACGTGGACGCCTCGTTTTCATCACTCCCTCCAGTGGTGGCCGCTGCGCCACCGTCTGCCGGTTCGAACCCGGAGACGTCCTCGTCGAGACGCTCGCGGACCCGGCGTTTCACCGTCTCGCGGACGTTCGCGTCGGCGACGTCCCCCCTGACCGCGTCGTCGACATCGAGCGCCGCCGGCGAGAGGCCGAGTTCGCTCACCCGCTCGCGGACCGCGGCGTCGGGATCGGCGAAGTCGACGCTGGCCTCCGAACCCTCCGTGGCCTCGAACTCCCGACGGTCGGTGACGCGCGCGACGAGCGCACCGTTCTCGGTGGCGAGCGTCTCGATGGCCGCCGGGGTGACGGGGTCGCCGTCGCCGGTGATTTCGACGATGACGACCGCTTCCGCCACGTCGTACTGCCGCACCTGCTCGCGGACGCGCTCCTCGCCTTCGTCCTCGGCGAGGGTGACCTCGACGAAGACGAACGGGCGCGTCTCGACCGCGCGCCGACGGATGTCGACCGTCCCCGCCCCGAAGGAGACGAGGTTGTAGCCGCGGCCGTCGCGTTCGGCGGCGGAGACGCGCTCCGTCGACCCGCAGTACGTCACGGGCGTGTCGGCGACGCGCTCGGTCCCCGGGGCGTGGTTGTCGCCGAGGAGGACCACGTCGAAGTCGACCGTCGCCTCCTCCAGCACGGTCTCTGTCTCCCAGTCGGCGTGGGCGAAGGGCGTGAAGAGGCCGTGCGCGACGAGCGCCGCGAAGTCGGCGTCGTGTGGCTCGAACGCGTAGTCGAGGTCCGCGCGTTTCGACGTCGGCACGTGGTCCAGGCCGTAGAAGGCGACGTCGTCGACGACGACGGGGTCGGCGCCCAAGCGGGTGGCCAGTCCCAACTGTTCGAAGAGGTCGAGCCACTGGCCGCCCCGGGTCGACTCGTGGTTGCCGACGACGGCGAGGAACGGAATCTCGGCGCTCGCCAGCCGACGGAGCACCGAGAGCGTCCCGAGGAGGTCCGGAAGCGCCGGGCGACGGTCGTGAAAGAGGTCACCGGCGTGGACGACGGCGCTCACCTCGTCGTCGATGGCGTCGTCGACGACGCGCTCGAACGCGTCGAGGAAGTCCTGCCGACGCGTCGGCGAGTGATACTGCTGGTACCCGAGGTGCGTGTCGCCTGTGTGGATGACTCGGGTCATCGGTCACCTCGTCTCATCTGCACCCACGTTTGCCACCGCCGCCTAAAACCGTTCCGCGAGCGGGGTGAAAGTGGAAGACGCGAACGGGACGCTCTGGACCGCGGGCGGTTCACGACTGTCCGCGCGGGCAGTCACGCGCGCCTTCGGAACCGTCGTCGACGGATTCGCCCGCGAGTGCCGCGTCTAGCGCCCGGAGCCTCCCCAGGACGTGTCGTCCGCGACGGACGCTCTCGGACTCGCCGTCGCGGACGGCCCGGACGACCGCCTCGGTCAGTCGAACCTCGCCGCCCTCGGCGAGAAACCGCGTAGCCGACTCGACGGAGTCGAGCGTGGCGGCCGCCTCCTCGACGACCCGTTCGGGGTCTTTCCGCCGGGTTCCGTCCGCGAACGCGCGGAGGGTGCGTTTCGTCCGCGCCGGTGGCGTGTTCATGAGTCCACGTGGCCGCGGTCCCGTATTTGAAGCTAGGTGCCGGAGACGGTTCTCTCAGCAATCACCGAGGGGCACACGACTCCACTGCCCGACACGCCCGAATCGCCCGAATCGCCCGAATCGCAGACCGACGCTCAGATAGTCAGCCGGTAGATCCGCTTTCGCGCGTCCGCGAAGGAGAAGCGCGAGGTGACGGCGCCTTCCTCTTCGAGTCGCGTCAGCGCGTACCGAACGGTCCGCGCGGGCAGGAGCGTCTCCTCTGCGATTCCCTTCTGGGTGAGCGAGTCCTCGTAGTCGAGCACCTTCGCGACCAGTTTCGCGCTGGGCGGGAGGTCCCGGACCGGCGCCCAGCGGTCCGCCTCTGTGCTCTGCTTCGTGACGGCCTTCGACGTACTCATTCGTATCTATCGTAGGGAGATACAGAGTGATAATATTTGTTAATCTATTCTATAACCCACAAGCATCTCGCGTGCCGGAGGAACGCCGTGTCTCACCCGGGGAAAACGCCCGCGAAACCGGTCCTATCGGCCGTCTGCCGGGTTCGAGATGTACCCAACCCGAAGCCTCTTAACGCCTTGCGCCTTATGCCGTGTGATGACCGATACGGTCGACGACGTCGACCTCCCGTACGACGAGGAGGCTGCGTCGCAACAGGAGATGATCGAGGCGCTCGAAGAACGCCTCGAAGTACTCGAACGGCAGAACGAGGAGATGCGGGACAAGCTCCTCGACGCGAACGCGGAGAACAACAAGTACCAGCAGAAGCTCGAACGGCTCACGCACGAGAACAAGAAGCTGAAGCAGTCGCCGCTGTTCGTCGCCACCGTTCAGGAGATCAACGACGACGGCGTCGTGATCAAACAGCACGGGAACAACCAGGAGGCGCTCACCGAAGTGACGGAGGAGATGCGGGAGGAGCTCGAACCCGACGCCCGCGTCGCCGTCAACAACTCTCTCTCTATCGTCAAGCGGCTGGACAACGAGACGGACGTCCGCGCCCGCGTGATGCAGGTCGAACACAGCCCGGACGTCACCTACGAGGACATCGGCGGCCTCGACGCCCAGCTTCAGGAGGTCCGCGAGACCGTCGAGATGCCGCTCGAACGCCCCGACATGTTCCGGGAAGTCGGTATCGACCCGCCGTCGGGCGTGTTGCTCTACGGGCCACCGGGGACCGGCAAGACGATGCTCGCGAAGGCCGTCGCCAACCAGACCGACGCGACGTTCATCAAGATGGCCGGCTCCGAACTCGTCCACAAGTTCATCGGCGAGGGGGCGAAGCTGGTGCGTGACCTCTTCGAGGTCGCCCGCGAGAACGAACCCGCCGTGCTCTTCATCGACGAGATCGACGCCATCGCCTCGAAGCGCACCGACTCGAAGACCTCCGGAGACGCGGAGGTCCAGCGGACGATGATGCAGCTTCTGTCCGAAATGGACGGCTTCGACGAGCGCGGCGAGATCAGAATCATCGCCGCGACCAACCGCTTCGACATGCTCGACTCCGCCATCCTCCGCCCCGGGCGGTTCGACCGCCTCATCGAGGTGCCGAAGCCCGACGTCGAGGGACGGGAACTCATCTTCAAGATCCATACCCGCAACATGAACGTCTCCGACGACGTCGACTTCGCGGAACTCGCGGAACTCTCCGAGGACGCCTCCGGAGCGGACATCAAAGCCGTCTGCACCGAGGCCGGCATGTTCGCCATCCGCGACGACCGCACGGAGATTTACATGGAGGACCTCATCGGTGCCTGGGAGAAGGTCCAGGCCGAGTCCGACGAGGACAGCGACGTCTCCCGCGCGTTCGCGTAGCGCGGCCGTTTTACTTTGCTAAGAGACGGCGAAGCCGTCTCTGCATCCCGAAAATCTCCGATTTTCAGAGACCTCGGGTGCGCTCGCTTCGCTCGCGCACCGCTCGTCGCAAAAAGCTCGGACAAAAACCCCCGCGAACGAGCGCCGCAGCGCTCGCTCGCGGTCGGTACGAGGTATCTCACCCCAACAACTACTGTTCGCCTCGTGCCGCCTCGTGCCCTGCGAGCGACTCCTCGACGGCCCGGATCAGATCGAGCGCGTCGACGCCGCAGACCACGAAGTCGAAGCCCGTCCCGGCGACGAGTTCCGGGACTACCGGGTCCGCGAACGTCGTCCAGTAGCCGACGACCGGGTCGCCGGCGGCGTATAACTGTCCGCGCCCCGACTGTCGGTGGAACCGACCGCGACGCCACCGACGGGGAGCCACGTTCGGCCCGATCGCCGGATGGGTTTTTGACGGACGGTTGTATAGTACAATGTGGTGACACGGCTATGCCAGCAAAAGACATTCTCGTGATCGTCGGCGATTTCAGCGAAGACTACGAAGTGATGGTCGCCTACCAGGCGTTGCAGATGGTCGGCCACGACGTCGACGTCGCGTGTCCAGACAAGGAAGCCGGTGACACGATCAAGACCGCGATCCACGACTTCCGGGGCGACCAGACGTACATCGAGACACGGGGCCACGACTTCGAGTTGACCGCCTCGCTGAACGACGTCGACCCGAACGAGTACGACGTCCTACTCCTCCCCGGCGGGCGCGCGCCGGAATACCTCCGCACCCGCGAGGTCGTCCTTGAGACGGTCCGGCACTTC
Proteins encoded:
- the rad50 gene encoding DNA double-strand break repair ATPase Rad50; this translates as MRFDRIRLTNFKPYADADLDLDDGVTVIHGLNGSGKSSLLDACFFALYGARALDETLDDLVTTGEDEAEIDLWFTHDDTAYHVHRRLRRSGERIQTADCTLEGPDATYDGARDVRDRITRMLRMDAEAFVNCAYVRQGEVNKLINATPTERQTMLDDLLQLGKLEEYRERAGQARLGVEDVRSEKRGALDQLESTIEEYESRDLHATLNALTTEREELDAKIERYEDQRERARETLEEARTVLEEYEETREELERLDAEIADLESKVRETEAERDDLRRELGGERDRIEELDEEVEARRTETDLDEATPEAIEERKQTLSTRVEETRETAADKRTKAKALETQAENLRTKAEDLSSRAGEKREEASELDEKVEAATEELEERRERVSELESEAETLRETFEDAPVAFGDAAERVETLRERLDEVRDRHGEVAGALDAARSRVEEAERLRAEGKCPECGQPVEGSPHVERLADDRERVEELESELADLEAEREAYGAKLEEAEALVEREQRVESVEDRLATLTQLVDDRAESARETRERAERLRAEAAELDDQAESTRDAAATQADRAETVREEASERADEVEALEARLDRLAALDDRLDARADAEATVERLQDRREQLAELNAERNDRLTEKRERRRELADAVDEDRVEKAREDEERAADYLEKVGDALDDLTTERDDLQSRIGSVEGDLDQLERLREKRDALVARVDALESLHDETESLETMYGDLRAELRKQNVETLGRMLNETFDLVYGNDAYSHIRLDGEYELTVFQKDGTALAPDQLSGGERALFNLSLRCAIYRLLAEGIDGAAPMPPLILDEPTVFLDSGHVSRLVDLVDEMRSLGVRQIVIVSHDDELVGAADDLVRVEKEPTSNRSTVERVDDPTLAAVSGE
- the mre11 gene encoding DNA double-strand break repair protein Mre11 is translated as MTRVIHTGDTHLGYQQYHSPTRRQDFLDAFERVVDDAIDDEVSAVVHAGDLFHDRRPALPDLLGTLSVLRRLASAEIPFLAVVGNHESTRGGQWLDLFEQLGLATRLGADPVVVDDVAFYGLDHVPTSKRADLDYAFEPHDADFAALVAHGLFTPFAHADWETETVLEEATVDFDVVLLGDNHAPGTERVADTPVTYCGSTERVSAAERDGRGYNLVSFGAGTVDIRRRAVETRPFVFVEVTLAEDEGEERVREQVRQYDVAEAVVIVEITGDGDPVTPAAIETLATENGALVARVTDRREFEATEGSEASVDFADPDAAVRERVSELGLSPAALDVDDAVRGDVADANVRETVKRRVRERLDEDVSGFEPADGGAAATTGGSDENEASTSTPEAETAEAVGATDAAESGVDVATEPDDEPGETGEPGETGEPDDGANDESDEMEDEPTTEPTPDETEVERRNGDGQVSMEDYL
- a CDS encoding MarR family transcriptional regulator, which encodes MSTSKAVTKQSTEADRWAPVRDLPPSAKLVAKVLDYEDSLTQKGIAEETLLPARTVRYALTRLEEEGAVTSRFSFADARKRIYRLTI
- the pan1 gene encoding proteasome-activating nucleotidase Pan1, with protein sequence MTDTVDDVDLPYDEEAASQQEMIEALEERLEVLERQNEEMRDKLLDANAENNKYQQKLERLTHENKKLKQSPLFVATVQEINDDGVVIKQHGNNQEALTEVTEEMREELEPDARVAVNNSLSIVKRLDNETDVRARVMQVEHSPDVTYEDIGGLDAQLQEVRETVEMPLERPDMFREVGIDPPSGVLLYGPPGTGKTMLAKAVANQTDATFIKMAGSELVHKFIGEGAKLVRDLFEVARENEPAVLFIDEIDAIASKRTDSKTSGDAEVQRTMMQLLSEMDGFDERGEIRIIAATNRFDMLDSAILRPGRFDRLIEVPKPDVEGRELIFKIHTRNMNVSDDVDFAELAELSEDASGADIKAVCTEAGMFAIRDDRTEIYMEDLIGAWEKVQAESDEDSDVSRAFA
- a CDS encoding DJ-1/PfpI family protein yields the protein MPAKDILVIVGDFSEDYEVMVAYQALQMVGHDVDVACPDKEAGDTIKTAIHDFRGDQTYIETRGHDFELTASLNDVDPNEYDVLLLPGGRAPEYLRTREVVLETVRHFFEEDKPVAAICHGPQILAAAGVLDGYELTSLPDVRTDVEHAGAGCTWVDEVTRDGNLVTGQTWEDLSEWLAELLDLLGTEISHEEPITADD